The Lolium perenne isolate Kyuss_39 chromosome 6, Kyuss_2.0, whole genome shotgun sequence genome segment GCCGGGCAAaggcggcggaggtggtggtagTGACGATGGACATTCTCGGGGCAGGGCACGGGTGTGGCGTGGATGACCTGGAGCAGCGTAGCTGTGTTGGGGTTTCGTCGGCGATGTTGGACAGAGTTTCGATCTGAATGACTGAAACACGCGGGAGAAAGAGAAAAGTATATCCTCTTGGCTATTTTTATTTGAGATCCTTGGCTTCACGATTGAAGATCAGGGGTAGCAAAAAAGAGAAGCAAACTTGTGCAGCCGCGCTGGTTGGATTTTTGTTAGGTGCTGGAAGCAACGAAGCTATGCATTTTTCGGTTCTTCATATTTGCTGGTGCAGATCATGAGTAGCAACAAAGAAATTAAAGAAAAACGATGCGGATCGGAATCGTTTAGTTGGGTAGTTTGTGCAGAAAAAGGTGCAGGTTGCTTGGCGACACGAGCATGTTCCTTGCTGATCGAACTCGAACACATCAGTCATAAATTCAAACCCATATTGGATTGGTCAAGGTTAGTTTTTCAACAGTTCTTTTCTCGGCCGTTTTCTCTCGATGCCGAATTGCTGATACTTAACCTGCAAAAAAAATTTGCTGATGCTTAGTCGTATATTTGGTTGTAGTTGATTTCTTCAGCCGGTGATTTTTAGATGCTAACGACACGATGAAGAAATAATGGACAACGGACCTAGGCGGTGTGAAACCTTCGAGACACTAGAACCCATCAGCTATACCATCTCTCACAGCAAAAACGCTTAACTGATTTGGCCCAAATGTCAATCTCCATCAATATGCTCTGCAAGCTGACTGACTTACAAAGGTCGTGGAGAGGCTTCAAAGCAAAGACAAATCTGATCGCTTTTTTTAGGAGCAAGACCAAATCTGATACCCAGCATGTATGCTTTGCAGCTTGTACTCTAATTCTTCGGCATGCCAGGAACGCCATGGTCTTTAATAACAAGTCAATCACAAAATAATGCCTACTTGACATGGTCGAAACTGAGCTAGACTTATGAGCACGTAGGCGAAAGGAAGCTGTATTGGCCTGGATGGGATGCAGCAGGTATAGATGTGTTTTTGAAACTTTTTAGTTAAGATCCAACTATGGATTTTCATGTAAGGATATTTTGGACGCCCGATTTGAGCACTTTTTTTGCCAATGCACAAGTAGGAGCGGTCTTGGCATTACTTGATAGATAGAGAGAGTTACATGGAGAGAGCGTGTGCGGTCAGCCGGCCGCTACGCTGGATGTTACTGGTTCCAAAGAGAGCAAGAGAGTATAGATGAATGCGGCACAGTGCCCTACTGCGTTGTTTGACCAATTAAAACGGTGTCGGCACCGCAAAGGAAGACGAGAAGGAGCGACACCCATGGAGTGGATATAGTTGAGCAGCACGGATGTTGGAATTTCTTTGTCGGGCCAGGACTGTTGGAGAAATATAGCAAGAACTTTATAGTATTTCAGGTTGGCAGATGAGGCTGTGGCGGGACACCTAACCATGGATCACGCCGTGGATGTGCTGAAGATGGCTGGTTCTTTATGTCAAGCGCAAAACTTTctctcccgttgcaacgcacgggcatgttTCCTAGTATTACTCATAGGAACAGATGTAGTACAGCACTCCGTAATATATTTTGGAAATAATATTGGCATCAAGAGTATTCGTAGTTGCAACAGTATCAACAAAGAGCCCAAATTCAAAACGAGTTGTTAGACGAGTTTGGGCCGAGTCACGAGCTACTTTTAGCTCTCGAGTATATCTCCCATTGTACATTGTACCCTACTATATATACTTAGCTACAACGTCTAGGACTAGTCGAATCTTGCATATCGATCGGTAATTGCTGTGGATCTGTGTTTGCCGGTCGACCGGCTATGGCGTACCACGGAGAACCCCCTGCTGCTCTCCGAAGCATCCCGGATGACCTGATCCCCGAGGTCCTGCTCCGCCTGCCAGCCCCAGCCGTCCATCGTTCCCGCGCTGTGTGCAAGCTGTGGCGCAGCCTCATCGACGACGACCGCTTCCTTGGTGCCCACCGCCGACATCGCCCGGCCATGCCCCTCTTCTACCTCCACCGCGATGACAGCACGGCACCCGCGGAACTGAACCCGCCCAACTTACGCGTCCGTCTGGAAGCCATCGACCTCCGCCCCCGCGCGACCCAGACGCTCATCCGCTTCGCCGTCGCCCAGGAGCACAGGCACATCGTCAGGTCCGCCCGGGGCGGGCGGCTGCAGCGGCGCCACGCCGTCCGAGCGGATCAGATCGAGGAGCCCAGCGGGTTCGACGTCCACGGCTCCTGCGACGGCGTCCTCCTCGTCTCCCACGGATGGACCCTGTTCGCCTATAATCCCGCCGCGCGCCGCTGGGCCCAGCTCCCCGACAACGGCAGCCCCATCGTCGGCTTCTACGCGCATCGCCCTACGGGCACCTTCCGTGTGCTGCTGTCCCACGGGCGCTGTCGTGAAGAGCACTGGGTCCTGACCATATGCCGCCAGATGACCCAGCGGCGCATCCCAGGCACCGACGAGTTCCTGTCGGACCAGAATAGGCTCCGCCCCGCCTGCGAATCCCCACCGGCGCTCGTCTCGGGCTGCCTCCACTGGCTGCCGCAGAGCTTCCAGAGCAACAGAGACCTGCTGACGTTCGACACCGTGTCGGAGACGTTCCGATGGATGCGTCCTCCTCCCGCTGTAGAAGCGGACGGGCACGTGCAGGCGCTGCTCGAGCTCGACgggatgctcgccatgaccgtgaCGCGCGCCGGGGACCTGGCGCAGCTCTGGGTCATGGGGGACTATGGAGAGCAGGCCTGGTTCTGCAAGCTCCAAGTGTCGCTACCAGTGGATCGCTTCGGCGGCGCCGTCCACCTGGGCGGCGTGGCCATCGTGTCGCAGGAGGGAGACGTGCTGATCCAGTGCGAGAACGGCTTGTTGCAGTGCGACTCCGTGGGGAGAGTGCACAAGCATCACCAGCTTGAGCACCATCGGGCTGTGGCCGTGCCACACATGTTTAAGGAAAACATCGTTCCGCATCATTGCCTGGATGATCAACAGCCCAGAGAAGGGTGGGAGGGTCGTCAGATTCCACCTTTCTTCCGCGACATGCGCGATGGATGCTACTACCCTACTCCATGAAACTTTGCTGCTCGTCATCTATCAAATTTCTTCTCTTCGTTTTGGAGGAATATATTCCGCATTGCCCCTCTTGACTGCCCAGATTTGGCTCGCAACTATTTAGGCTTTACTTACGCCAACGTGCTAAATGGAGTAATCAGAAACCCATCTAACGATCTGACACCAACTCCTTGAGTCAACCCTATGTGAAGCCATCAATGTTTACCTCTGAGAATTCAGGCACAAGTTAGTGAAGCACCCGGGGTAGCTGACCacgtcattttttttttttgacacatGTGATTCTTATTCTTGTTCAACTAAATCAGGTAACAATAATGTTTACTAGACACAAACTTTAGCAGTTGCATTCAGCGAGAAAGTAATTATGTTAGTGTAAGATCTCATCACATAACTTAGAAATTAGCCCAAACATGAacacctttttttttttgaaccaatATATAATATATAAGCCATCAAgcagcctcattaaaaacctctcagtccccttaggtaccctagtgaggaaaagagtgcgtctagaACTTGCGGCCACACAGTTACACATGGATTATATCGTTCAGGATTTTGTCTAAGATAAAACTAGGAGGTTCATCGACCCAATTACAAGTGATAGAATTAAGGGAACTATAATGAGCTATCTCATGGGCCACCTGGTTTGCCTCCCTTGGACAATGTGTATACTCTACAGTTCCAATCGAAGCAGCAAGATCCACACAGTCAGCAAAAATCGCAGCTGATTCACTCCACCATCTTGTCTCACCAGAACAAGCATCAACGGTTTCCTTCGAGTCCGACTCCGCGGTAATTCTGTTACACCCCATAGTACATGCAAGTTGCAGACCCTCCTTCATTGCAGTCGCCTCTGCCGCAGCCACTGATGAGACATAGGGTAGGACACACGACGACGCCGCAATGAAATCACCCTTATAGTCTCGGACAATAGCTCCCACTGCACCCGATCTAGAGTCTACATCAAATGCCGCATCCACATTAAGCTTCACATGGCGGGGTTCAGGCCGTTTCCATTTAGCTTCACCTCCCAAAACAGGTTTCGAATTAGCCTTAGCCGCATTTGCCGTAATGCCAAGAATCGACATCCTGCAACGATGCGTCGGGGGAGCTTCCTCGTCATGTGTGTGTCTTCTACGAAGCCACCATAAGTACCAACAAGTAACTGAGATAGTCTCCTTCAGATTGACAGAAATCAGACCCGGGAAAGTATTAGATTGCAATAACAGAAGGTGTTCCAGAATTGATGACCCAGCTCTGTCCACAACAAGGGCCTCCTCAATAATTTCAGAAAGACCCAGAGCCCTCCATAGGTCACATGCAGGAGAGATGGCGGATGTCTTCTGCTCCTTGATGGCATACTGGACATTCACCCGTCGTGCCAATGTGGCGATTTGCCAGAATGCTTTTTAGTGGTAGGATCCCATGGAGGGCACGCCACATGAATATTTTCACCTTACTCGGAATCTGTAGCTTCCACAGTATACTCCAGACAGGGTTAGACGCCGAACTACCTGGCATGGCCAGAATATTACCTCTTGCGCCGAAACGAGCCCTCCATTGGCTGTGGTAACCCGAGCGTACAGTGTATTGGCCATGAGAAGTAAGCGACCAAGCAATAAAATCACCAAATCCTTGAGTATTGAGAGGTATGCTCAGAATCCGCCCCACATCACAGGAGTTAAAAAGGGAGCGTATAAGAACTTCATCCCATAGGCCCGTATCAGCATCAATTAATTCACTAACCCTGGTATAGACAATGGGTCCTCGAGGAGTAGTAACCTTTCTATTAGAACTTGATGGAATCCAAGGATCATACCAAATATTAACATTTTCTCCATCACCAATCCGCCATATGTAGCCACGTTTAAAGGTGGTAAGGCCAGCAACAATACTTTGCCAAGTAAAAGATGATCCTGCTTTCAGGCCAGCTTTAAGAATATCTCCATGGGGGTAATATTTAGCTCTAAGAACTTGGGCACATAAAGAGTCCGGGTTCTTGATGAGCCTCCACACTTGCTTAGCCAACATAGCGAGATTGAATGAGTGACAATCGCGGAACCCCATACCTCCCTCATTCTTAGGATAGCAAACCTTCCACCAGGCATACCAATGCATTTTATTACTGGTATCATCACCGCCCCATCAGAACCCGGAGATAGCATCCATCATACTTTTGCACACACCGATAGGAATTTGGAACACTGGCATAACATAGACTGGAATGGCCTGTGCAATAGCTTTAAGAAGAATTTCTTTGGCACCAATCGAAAGAAGCTTTTCCTTCCAGCCAGTAATTCTCTGAATAATCCTCTCAATGAAATGTCTAAAGCAATCACTTTTGTCTGCCCCCACAAGAGCAGGTAGACCCAAATATTTATCCGAGAGAGCCTCCGTGTCAATATGAAGAACTTCACAAATTTCTGTTCTCAAAATAACATGAGTATTAGGAGAAAATAAAATACTCGATTTAGCCAAACTCACCAGTTATCCCGAGTTAGCACAGTAAGAATCAAGAACCGCCTGTAGAGAAGTTGCATTGGTCATATCAGCTTTCATGAGGATTAGGGAGTCATCAGCAAATAGGAGGTGTGACACTGACGGTGCATTTCTGCACACCCGAACCCCATCTATACCACCAACTTCTTGTTCATACAACAGCAGGCTTGAAAGTCCTTCCGCACACCAAATGAACAAGTAAGGAGAGAGAGGATCTCCCTGACGAAGGCCTCTAGTAGGAATAAACGACTCAGTTTCTTCAGAATTAAAGCGGACTTGGTACCTAACAGATCGTACACAAGCCATCATAAGAGATATCCAACGCTCATCAAAACCCATTTTTCTCATCATATTCTCCAGAAATAACCACTCAACTCTGTCATAGGCTTTATGCATATCCAACTTGACCGCACAAGTGCCCCTCGCCCCTAGTTTCTTGTTCTTAATGGCATGAATAGACTCATAGGCAACCAGAACATTATCAGTAATTAGCCTTCCAGGAACAAAGGCACTCTGCATAGGGCTTATAATCTCGGGCAGGATCCCCTTTAATCTAATAGACAATATCTTCGAAATGATCTTGTAAATAACATTGCAAAGGCTAATTGGACGAAACTGGGTAACCAACTCAGGATCATCAACTTTTGGAATAAGAACCACCGTAGTATCATTCCAACCATCAGGGATAACCCCATAATTAAGGGCTTGTAAAACCTCAAGAGTAATTTCCACTCCACACAAGTcccagattttttttaaaaaaactgcATGTATACCATCAGGCCCCGGGGCTTTATAATCACCAATAGAGAACAGAGCCTTTTTCACTTCATCGACAGTACAAGGAAGGAGAAGCTTATCATTCATTTCTTGGGAAACATTCCCTTGAATCTTATCAAGAAAATTCGGATCAATCTCCTGTACTTCCGAAGAAAAGAGGTTAGAGAAATATTGAAAGATAACCGGTTTCAGTGACTCTGTACCTTCCACCCAGCTACCAGCATCATTCTTTAATTTTTTGATAAAGTTCTTTTTACGACGCGCCGATGCATAGTTATGGAAAAAGGTTGTGTTCCGGTCCCCTTGCGAGAGCCAATTAGCACGGGATCGTTGTATCCAATGGACTTCCTCCTGTTCCAGGAGCATCTCGATCAACTCTGACAATTCTTTAGCCTTTGCTTCACTTTCATCTGTAATAGCCCCACTGACAGCTCTCTCAAATTCCCTCTGAGCCTGTCGTAATCTCTTTTTAGGTTTCTGCAGAACTGAATTGTCCCATTTGTGAAGAGCTGCATGCAAATGGCCCAACTTGCCTAACACGCCAGCCTCCTGACCAACCACAGACGCCTCCTCCCATGCATGAAGCACCACGTCGTGGAAATCCTTTTCCCTGAACCAGCGGGCTTCAAACCGACGATGCCCCGACCTCATATTCGatgcctccaagtgaaattcggcATCAATCATGATTGGTCTATGGTCTGAGTGTGCATACTCAAGATGCCTCACCATTGCATTCAGGAATAGATGAGACCACGAATGATTAACCACAACTCTGTCCAGGTGTTCTCTCAGACGCCCCCTCTTCCACGTGAAACTATCCCCTGTGAATCCAAGATCAACAAGGCCACAGTCATCTAAGGAATCACGGAATGCCTGCATCATGTTCTGGGAACGTGGTTTACCTCCATCTTTTTCATGAGAGAAAAGAATCTCATTAAAATCACCTAGAACAACCCACGGCAAGTCATGTTGGCCATTGAGTTCTCTGATTTTGTCCCAAGATTTATATCTATCTTGCCATTTTGGCTCCCCATAAAAACCAGTGAGCCTCTAAACAGAATTGTTTCCATCGAGCACTTTGACATCAATGTATTTAGGCGCTGAGAAGATCTGTTGAATAGTAATTTCTCTTTTCCATAGGAGAAGCACTCCTCCACTTCTAGTTGTAGTTGGATTACAGATTTTGAAGTCCATATTCATTCTCCTTCTTATACAGTCTGCCGGAAAATCAGCTAAGTGAGTTTCAGAAAGGAACATTACATCGGGATCATATTTCTTTCGGATATCCGAAAGTGCTCGAACTGTCGGGTCGTTCCCCAAACCCTAACAGTTCATACCGAATATTTTCATTGCGACCGGACGGAGTCCTCGCGAGACTCCGCCGATCCTAGTGAAGAGGAGTTAGCTCCGTCCTTCTTTGTTCGCTTGGTTCTGTCTTTCTCATTTGCAACTTCATGGATAACAGGTGTTGCTGAACCATCTGTGACCATGGCATTTCCTTCATCTACTATGGCATTCCCAGTCTGAATATTATTGTTCTTGTCAAGTTCCATGCCCATCTCCAAGGCTCTCTTGGCTGCCGGATTAACCAGGTTACTTTTATCAAGATCCATATCTTGCCCCTTGCCTGGGCTTGTTGCTGTATCAGTTAACTCCGGGTCGGATGCGTTCACAGTTGGTATAATTCGAGCATTGTGTCTCCAGGGAACCTGCACAATACCCCTTCCAGAAGGATCTCTTCCTCTAGTACCTCTGAAACCATCTCTGGCTCCACCAGCCCTGCCTCCACCACGACCAGAACCTCGGGATCCAACCCCTCTTCCATGCCACGTTTCTCGATCGGCCTTCAGGAAATcaccccatttaagttttgattcATCATGCTCTCCTGAGCCACACTCCAGATATGAGTGACCAAATAATCCACAAGACCCATAGAATTTGGGAATTTTCTCATATTGAACCAGATAAATTTCTCTTTCCCCACCTCTAGAAATAGAAACAGCACATGCCAACACTTTCCTGACATCCAATCTGACCCTAACAAGAACGAAATTACCCATGCCATTGACATCCGTTACAACCTTCAGCACCTTTCCCACCTTCTTTTCAGTTAGGTTTTTGATCAATTCCTCGTTCCGATATCCAATAGGTAATTTGTGAACTTGGATCCATGTATCAAAGAAGTTTAGGTCTATAGAATCCGGTGAAGATAACCCATCATACTCATCTATGCATACTGCGTTTTGTCAAAATAACCATGGACCACCCTCTTTCACTTTCAGCCAATCACCCAAGCAATAGCATTGAATTGTGAACATATTACCCTCTAGATGATTGAAATCAATATTCTGCGCCGGCGCCCAGGCGTTTCTCATATGTTGTTCAAAGGTAACAGGGCTAAACGGATTTGCAGTATGTACCTTTACCAAAGCCATCCACTTAATCCCGAGTTTGGGAGCCGATTCCTCCTCCTCGAAAACAAGATCGTCAAACTCATCTTCCTCAATTCCCAGGCGCTACAGCATGTCTCCGATCGCCTCAGGTTTTTTGCTACCCGATCCGCTTGCTTGATTCGTCGAGGTCGCTGGACTCGCCATGATCCAGATGAAAGGCGATAGACTTCAAAAGAAGGGCACACCCCGTGGAGTTAATAGCATAAAACCACCACTTTGATGGTGAAATTTACCGTATGGTACCACTTTACGTTTGCGGGACAAAAAACCACCACATTTTGCTCGGTTTTTTGCGGAATGCCCTAAACGTGAATTGAACGCGAATTGACAGGGAATCTTACAGGTGGGGCCTGCTGTAAGTGATGACGTGGCAGGAATGTGTGAGATGGAGAGGAACCCGTATAATAATTTAATTAAAAAATCCAAAAAGTTTGTACAAAAATTCCAAAGCCATCCCGCATCGACTGGCCGAGCCTGCCCGCCGCCGTCTCGCCGTCCGTGCCCGTCCGCCGCCGCGCACCTCACCGTCCGCCGCCGCGCACCTCACCGTTCGCCGCTGCGCACCCGTCCGTGGATCCGACATGCGGCTAGAGAGGAGTAGGAGGGCACGGGGGAGGTGGAGGTCAACCCCGCCATGACCAAGCTTGGGCTGGAGGCGGCGCCTCCCTTGAGTATGTGGGTCTGTGCTGCAGGGGCGGCGACGCGAGAGATgcaggggcggcggcgcgggagcTGCAGGGGGCGGCAGCGCGGGAGATGcagggggcggcggcgcgggagaTGCAGGGGAGCGACGGCGCGGGAGATGCAGGGGAGCGACGGCGCGGGAGATGCAGGGGAGCGACGGCGGGAGATGCAGGGGCAGTTCCTCTTCCCGCCGCCGGCGTCCTTGTCGTCGAAGGGGAGGCGGCCGGGGAAAAGGGGAGGGGCGGGCACGACGGAAACAGCGAGCCGCCGCCGAGCC includes the following:
- the LOC127309471 gene encoding F-box protein At3g07870-like yields the protein MAYHGEPPAALRSIPDDLIPEVLLRLPAPAVHRSRAVCKLWRSLIDDDRFLGAHRRHRPAMPLFYLHRDDSTAPAELNPPNLRVRLEAIDLRPRATQTLIRFAVAQEHRHIVRSARGGRLQRRHAVRADQIEEPSGFDVHGSCDGVLLVSHGWTLFAYNPAARRWAQLPDNGSPIVGFYAHRPTGTFRVLLSHGRCREEHWVLTICRQMTQRRIPGTDEFLSDQNRLRPACESPPALVSGCLHWLPQSFQSNRDLLTFDTVSETFRWMRPPPAVEADGHVQALLELDGMLAMTVTRAGDLAQLWVMGDYGEQAWFCKLQVSLPVDRFGGAVHLGGVAIVSQEGDVLIQCENGLLQCDSVGRVHKHHQLEHHRAVAVPHMFKENIVPHHCLDDQQPREGWEGRQIPPFFRDMRDGCYYPTP